A stretch of Lepisosteus oculatus isolate fLepOcu1 chromosome 11, fLepOcu1.hap2, whole genome shotgun sequence DNA encodes these proteins:
- the LOC102688447 gene encoding cytochrome P450 2K1-like isoform X2, which translates to MQKPQETFCKLSEQYGNVFTFHMGTRKFVVLTGYQTVKEALVDQADDFGGRGQTHILNLISKGKGIVSANGESWKTLRRFTLSTLRDFGMGKRTIEDRIVEESKMLIEVFESYKGQPFEPTIHINSAVSNIICTIVFGDRFEYDNLRFLRLQKVVSDSVKILASPQIQLFNVFPFLGFFLSDFKKLSSYAKENQSFFRNLFKERKKAVDPNDMRSFIDSFIVKQREEEAKNSHTYFDEENMVVTSSSLFGAGTETTSTTLRWGLLLMMRYPHIQEKVKAEIERVIGRERPPMSEDRKSMPYTDAVLHEIQRFGNVAPLNSLHETTVDTTFRGYKIPKGTPVIPLLTSVLFDKTQWDTPFEFNPGHFLDAQGNFIRKEAFMPFSAGRRVCLGETLAKMELFLFFTALLQKFTFHLPPGIRPEDLNMEPVLGSTASPHSYKLCAVSH; encoded by the exons ATGCAGAAACCACAGGAGACTTTCTGTAAG CTGTCAGAGCAGTACGGCAATGTGTTCACTTTCCACATGGGCACACGGAAGTTTGTAGTCCTGACTGGATATCAGACAGTGAAGGAAGCCTTGGTGGACCAGGCAGATGACTTTGGAGGAAGGGGACAAACACACATCTTAAACTTAATTTCAAAGggaaaag GTATTGTATCTGCGAATGGTGAGTCATGGAAGACGCTGCGTCGGTTTACTCTCTCCACCTTGCGGGACTTTGGCATGGGCAAGAGAACCATTGAGGACAGGATCGTggaggagtccaaaatgctgaTAGAAGTCTTTGAGTCCTACAAAG GTCAACCGTTTGAGCCTACTATCCACATCAACTCCGCAGTGTCCAACATCATATGCACCATTGTGTTTGGGGATCGCTTTGAGTATGACAACCTCCGGTTTCTTCGGCTCCAGAAGGTTGTGAGCGACAGCGTTAAAATACTAGCCTCCCCACAAATCCAG CTGTTCAATGTCTTCCCCTTCTTAGGCTTTTTTTTAAGCGATTTTAAGAAACTTTCAAGTTATGCAAAAGAGAATCAGTCTTTCTTCAGGAATCTGTTCAAGGAGCGCAAAAAGGCCGTTGACCCTAATGACATGAGGAGCTTCATCGATTCCTTCATAGTGAAGCAACGCGAGGAG GAAGCTAAAAACTCCCATACATATTTCGACGAGGAGAACATGGTAGTCACATCATCCAGCTTGTTTGGGGCTGGAACAgaaaccacatccaccaccctgcGCTGGGGCCTTCTGCTGATGATGAGGTACCCTCACATTCAAG AAAAAGTGAAAGCAGAGATTGAGAGAGTGATTGGGAGAGAGCGCCCTCCAATGTCTGAAGACCGGAAGAGCATGCCCTACACTGACGCAGTGCTACATGAAATCCAGAGGTTTGGAAATGTGGCGCCCCTGAATTCGCTGCACGAGACCACAGTGGACACCACCTTCAGGGGCTACAAGATCCCAAAG GGCACCCCTGTCATTCCGCTGCTCACTTCTGTGCTGTTCGACAAGACGCAGTGGGACACGCCCTTTGAGTTCAACCCTGGCCACTTCCTGGATGCTCAGGGAAATTTCATTAGGAAAGAAGCCTTCATGCCCTTTTCAGCAG GTCGGAGGGTTTGTCTGGGCGAGACTCTGGCCAAGATGGAGCTCTTCCTGTTCTTCACTGCCCTCCTCCAGAAGTTCACCTTCCATCTGCCCCCTGGTATCCGGCCTGAGGACCTGAATATGGAACCAGTCCTCGGCTCTACTGCATCCCCACATTCCTACAAGCTCTGTGCTGTCAGCCACTGA
- the LOC102688447 gene encoding cytochrome P450 2K1-like isoform X1: MSVITQLLSDTTTVCVVFITTLVVFFYLFFKPSKASSYKFPPGPRPWPIIGNLNVLGMQKPQETFCKLSEQYGNVFTFHMGTRKFVVLTGYQTVKEALVDQADDFGGRGQTHILNLISKGKGIVSANGESWKTLRRFTLSTLRDFGMGKRTIEDRIVEESKMLIEVFESYKGQPFEPTIHINSAVSNIICTIVFGDRFEYDNLRFLRLQKVVSDSVKILASPQIQLFNVFPFLGFFLSDFKKLSSYAKENQSFFRNLFKERKKAVDPNDMRSFIDSFIVKQREEEAKNSHTYFDEENMVVTSSSLFGAGTETTSTTLRWGLLLMMRYPHIQEKVKAEIERVIGRERPPMSEDRKSMPYTDAVLHEIQRFGNVAPLNSLHETTVDTTFRGYKIPKGTPVIPLLTSVLFDKTQWDTPFEFNPGHFLDAQGNFIRKEAFMPFSAGRRVCLGETLAKMELFLFFTALLQKFTFHLPPGIRPEDLNMEPVLGSTASPHSYKLCAVSH; this comes from the exons ATGTCAGTAATTACACAGCTATTGTCCGACACCACCACTGTGTGTGTAGTTTTCATTACAACGTTAGTTGTCTTTTTCTACTTGTTTTTCAAACCCTCCAAAGCATCTTCCTATAAATTTCCCCCCGGGCCACGACCCTGGCCGATCATCGGGAATCTCAATGTACTGGGCATGCAGAAACCACAGGAGACTTTCTGTAAG CTGTCAGAGCAGTACGGCAATGTGTTCACTTTCCACATGGGCACACGGAAGTTTGTAGTCCTGACTGGATATCAGACAGTGAAGGAAGCCTTGGTGGACCAGGCAGATGACTTTGGAGGAAGGGGACAAACACACATCTTAAACTTAATTTCAAAGggaaaag GTATTGTATCTGCGAATGGTGAGTCATGGAAGACGCTGCGTCGGTTTACTCTCTCCACCTTGCGGGACTTTGGCATGGGCAAGAGAACCATTGAGGACAGGATCGTggaggagtccaaaatgctgaTAGAAGTCTTTGAGTCCTACAAAG GTCAACCGTTTGAGCCTACTATCCACATCAACTCCGCAGTGTCCAACATCATATGCACCATTGTGTTTGGGGATCGCTTTGAGTATGACAACCTCCGGTTTCTTCGGCTCCAGAAGGTTGTGAGCGACAGCGTTAAAATACTAGCCTCCCCACAAATCCAG CTGTTCAATGTCTTCCCCTTCTTAGGCTTTTTTTTAAGCGATTTTAAGAAACTTTCAAGTTATGCAAAAGAGAATCAGTCTTTCTTCAGGAATCTGTTCAAGGAGCGCAAAAAGGCCGTTGACCCTAATGACATGAGGAGCTTCATCGATTCCTTCATAGTGAAGCAACGCGAGGAG GAAGCTAAAAACTCCCATACATATTTCGACGAGGAGAACATGGTAGTCACATCATCCAGCTTGTTTGGGGCTGGAACAgaaaccacatccaccaccctgcGCTGGGGCCTTCTGCTGATGATGAGGTACCCTCACATTCAAG AAAAAGTGAAAGCAGAGATTGAGAGAGTGATTGGGAGAGAGCGCCCTCCAATGTCTGAAGACCGGAAGAGCATGCCCTACACTGACGCAGTGCTACATGAAATCCAGAGGTTTGGAAATGTGGCGCCCCTGAATTCGCTGCACGAGACCACAGTGGACACCACCTTCAGGGGCTACAAGATCCCAAAG GGCACCCCTGTCATTCCGCTGCTCACTTCTGTGCTGTTCGACAAGACGCAGTGGGACACGCCCTTTGAGTTCAACCCTGGCCACTTCCTGGATGCTCAGGGAAATTTCATTAGGAAAGAAGCCTTCATGCCCTTTTCAGCAG GTCGGAGGGTTTGTCTGGGCGAGACTCTGGCCAAGATGGAGCTCTTCCTGTTCTTCACTGCCCTCCTCCAGAAGTTCACCTTCCATCTGCCCCCTGGTATCCGGCCTGAGGACCTGAATATGGAACCAGTCCTCGGCTCTACTGCATCCCCACATTCCTACAAGCTCTGTGCTGTCAGCCACTGA